GTCGATCCTTGGCATCTTCGCGCGAAAATCGGCGAGATGGCGAGGGCCGGAAGCTAGATTCgggagatgaagaagaaagtggGTATGCGGATGGATGGTGGCGCGGTTGGAGTTTGTTGTTAGCGATAATATTATATGCCTGATTTCGAGCCCAGCGAGTATCGGAGTGGACTTGGTTTGGCGATGGGCCTCTAGGAGAGGAATGGGTGTTGGGAATATTGATAGCTGGGCTTTGGGGCTGGTTCACGTTCATTGGGATGGATCCGGGGGCTATAGTGTAGTCTTGGTTTTCGTAGTATTTGTATGGCGGCTGGGGAGGTCCAGGTTGTGTTTGTGAAGGTAGTGGTGGAGGATGCAGAGCATGATTAAGGGGTGGGGAGCTACCGCTTGGGTATGTTGGGGATCTGCTGTTGAAATTATTGTGACTCGGAGGATAGGAAGAGACACTGTTGGAATGGAAATGGCGGCCTGGGATGGGGTAGGTGCTGTGGGAGGGTCGAAGAGGGTCGGATCTTTGCTCGTCTTCGTCACTTGAGTTGGTGACTCCCGAGTTGCTGTGAGGGCAATCTCGATGCTTGAATTCATCGGGCTCTAGTTCGCTTTCTACACGAGCCTGGTAGCTGGAGTACTTTTGGCGTAGCTCTGCTGCATGCCGTCGGGCCTCTTGTGAATGAGGGTGTCTCCAGTCTACTGTTGATCCTTCGAGGTAGTAACCTCGGACTCCGTGACTATCAAAGTCTAGCCCCTccacatcatcttcttcagtGTCTGAAAAGACGTAGACTCGAGGGTGGATCAACTTGTTGGATTTGTTGAAGCCTTTGCCGGCGTGATGAAGTTTTGAAGGATCAACCAAAGGCACCCAGAGTAAAAGCAGCCGGTTCAGTGTGCTCTCGGATAGCTGAACCATATCCTTTGAAGATCTTTCCACATCACTCAGTCCCACGTCACTGTCTCCAAAAGTAACGATAGGCAGTCGTGTCGGATCCGAGCGTCTGGTTGCGGCAGCCAGTGGTTTCCATGCCGATGTCAAGTTGGACGAGTAGTTAAACCTGATTCTCTGGTTTGTCGGGTCATTGGGGGCATCCAAATTCTCCTGTTCCACAAGATCCCACAAGCGATCGAGGCGTTTGATAGACCAATATCGAACGATAATCATGTTCTGAGATTCTGCTTTCTCCTGGGCAATCGTATCATCGGCGGTGGGTGTAAGGGACTCAACCTTAACTCCCTTGTCCACGCTGGATTTGACAACTTTTCCAAGCTGTAGGATTTGTAGCATCACAATCAGGCTGAGCTTGAGCGATTCCAACTGGGCGAGCAAATAAGTGACATGATGCTTCCGGAAACACCATTTAAGTCTCTCCTGAAGTGGGATCCTCATAAGATCATTGTCGTTGTCGGTTACCTTCAGCTTGTCCAGCATGTGTTCGATTTCAATCAAGATCAACTGGCCTTGTTCAGCAATCTCCCAGACCTTCTCTGTTGCCTCTGAGGACTGGTCCACATCTGTGCCCTCAATGGTCTGCCCAACCTGTTTGAGTGCGAGAGCATAAAGCGAGATTCCCTTGGCGATACTATGAATTTCCAGTCTTGACTGAGCTAGTTGACAAGCCGCAGCATTAAGGAGCAGTGAAAGCCGAAACCCCGCGCCAGCGACCTTAACAATGGAAGCCTGTGAGCCTttggagagaagaagctcATTAGTAGAATTTCTCAACTCCAAATTAAAAGGTCCTACCTTGTGCCATGATGTAGCAGTGTTTCAGATCAGAAGGCAAAGTGGGTTTCCCTGATCATAACCTCGAAGCTACTCTCTCTGCCAAGAACTAGAGCCGCAAGCCTGCTTATCAAGTGACTCATGTCTGAcatgtgtacggagtactccgtatttgTCCCCGCGATTCGTGGCGTCCTAGTCTATACTTTCTCGCCTTCTCGTTGGCTTGATCTAGCACGTGTTGATTGTTCGATTGAAGTTCCGGGCCAAAGTACTCCGGCACTCAAACTTCAAACACGTTCCTTTCAGCTCTTTGCCTTGGATTTTACGAAGGCTGTCTCGCCCGTATCAAAAGGGCTGATTCTCTACCGGAGGTCTTCGGTTGCACGTGAAAGACCTTATCCTTGCTCTTTACCTGGGTTGTCTCCCAGGGCGAAATTTGATGGCAATGACCTTGTAATTCGAGAACTGGAAGAACGAAAGATAACCTAATTCCAAAGTTCTGTTCTCtcccgggggggggggggggggggggggggtgtttCACGTTTAACAAAATATAACGAGGCAGCTACAAATGATGGAGTACGGAATAGACATGCAACTATTTTGAGGTGGATCTCACAAATGTTGACCTCGTTGACCTGTTGGGTAGGAAACCTTCCACAGAGTATGGAATGGAGAGTAGAGAATACCAACATCCCAAAGAATGTCTGTATTATTCAAGTATCTTATGGGCCTACTGTTTTCATTCAGACTTGTTTATTTAGTATCGGACCTGATGAACGCATTTCCGCTTTCGGCCTCAACAGTTACTTTTGCTATCTGCCTAACATCCCCTGAAAATTTCCCACTGTTCCCTCTACAATAACCCTTCGAAATCTTTTAAATCCAAACTCGACTCTTAAATCCTTTGTTGTGGCTACTGTGCTGGCTAATTGACCTCCGCCGCATTCTCCGCCCCTCCTTTTTCGCCGCGTGGCACCTCGTCATCTCCCGGAGATTGTCCAAGCTTGTCCGATGACCATCTAGTGGTCCACCATCGGACGTGGGAAACTCGTGATAAAACAAACATACCCAGGTAAGAGCTCAAAAGCTCAAGGCAACAACTGTGAGGCCGGATGGGTGAGTTCCCGAAGGTATCGCGAAGGAACGTGAGGACGCAAGGGACAAGGATCCGATACACCACCTGAAGGCCCCTAAGAGCCTCCATTCCATGAAATCATGACCGCAGCCTCGGGTGTCACGGTAAACACCTCCGATTTCCATATACCTTTTCCGCCGAACGCCGCCAATTCGTCCCAGCACGAACCACAATCGACGAAGGGCGATCCCCCCACAAATCAGAATGAAAAGGAGACAGAGGGCTCAGCGCCCCAACAAGTCGCATCTGAACCTGCTGCGGGGTCTGCAAAACAGGATCACACTGCATCGGATGAAGTAGATGAATTTGGCCTTCCCATTCGAGTACGCCGACCCGACCCCATATTCAATGAGTTGCCCGAAGGAGAGAATGCCAGCCAAAACATACAGAATGCGGCGGTGGGCTCGACGGGATATAGTGACGCTGTGAAAATGGAGAAGGAGCCAGAGCTGTCACAGGGCAAGCTGGACTCTGGAGCCCATGGGCCAACCAATCCGAATAATACAGAAGAGCGAGGCAAGGGCGCAGGGGCTCAGGACACGTCTGCAACCCCGGAGTATTCACAGGCCTCTTATGCTATTGCTCCACCTCGGAACTCAACATCgaagcaaaaaaaagcccaagTATCGGAATGGTCGCACCAGCGCATCGCCCAGCCTGATGCACATCACTCGGAGAGTGAAGAGTCCGAGGCAGAGCCGGATGAGTGGCAGGTGATGCCTGCACTTGGTGAATTTGACTACTATGACGACTATGGGAGACTTATTGCTCGTGGCgccaaagaagaaggcgACGAGGCTGTATACCAAGGATTAGGAGGAGCAGGGAGGGGTTATACTCGGGTGCAGCTCGACGAAGATGTTCAGTCTGCCACCAGTCTAGATGATGATACAAACTACCTGTTCCGGGAGGCAGGCGACAATTCTGCTGGTCTGGTTGGTGAGGAACTGCGAGACTCCACCAGTCAGCTCCAGGCCACCAAAGACCTTCTCAACGAGACTCAAAGGATTGCGTATGTGGGGGTTGTCAGGTTGGTAATCCATAATATGAATCATGATCTAGCGTCGATTGCCACAACCAAACTCACGCGCAGAACCGTGCAAAAAGCCTCGGATGCCATGCGACAATGGGGCCAGTCGATCATGGGGCGAGTCTATGCTCATATGGATATCAATTCTGCCGAGCAGATCATGATTGAGCAGCTCGCGGAGCATGGCGTGCAACCAAAAGATCTGGTGCCTCCACTTATGCAGAATGCGCGAGTAAAAAACCCTATGGCACAGAGTGAACCGAACACCTCTGTATCATGTTGGAAACTCGACTCTCCATCTAGAGTCTCCGCTGAGACGGATTCTTTTGAACTAGATCCCCCTCCGCCATACGAGGCTCACGAGACTGAGGAGCCCCCGGTGGTCAAGATGCCCTCTGAAATGCCAATCTCTGATCGCATAGACATCGATCTCCGCTGGACTGTCCTCTGTGACCTGTTCCTTGTGCTCATCGCCAATTCGGCATACGACGCTCGGTCGCGAACTCTTCTGGAAAGGGTCGGTGCAGCTTTGGATGTGACATGGCTACAGATTTCACGGTTCGAAAAGCGAGTCACAGACTCCCTCGAAATGCAGGAACAAGCAGAGAAAGAGAATTGGGACGAGTCAGATCACATGGAAATGCGCCGCAAGATGGCGTTGAAGCGGAAATATATGATTATGGGCTTAGCGACAGTCGGCGGCGGACTGGTCATCGGCCTTTCCGCTGGATTGCTGGCACCCGTCATTGGAGCTGGTCTTGCGGCTGGTTTTACTACAGTGGGTATTTCTGGAACCAGTGCATTCCTGGGAGGAGCTGGCGGCACAGCTTTGATCGCTTCTGGCGCTACTCTAGGTGGAAGTACTATTGGCATGAGAGCTTCACAGCGACGCATGGGTGCAGTTCAAACGTTCGAATATCGACCTCTTCATAATAACAAGAAGGTCAACTTGATTGTAACAGTTTCTGGCTGGATGACTGGCAAGGTTGATGATGTCCGTCTACCTTTCAGTACTGTCGATCCGATTATGGGCGATATCTATTCGGTGCTATGGGAGCCTGAGATGCTTCGAAGCATGGGTGACACCATCAATATTCTGGCAACGGAGGTAGGCTGTTTAAGCTTTATGTGTGGTGATTGTTGATAGACTAATTGGTTTTTTAGGCACTAACACAAGGTCTGCAACAAGTATTAGGTAGCACCGTCCTGATGGCGCTGATGGCATCCTTGCAACTACCACTTGTCCTCACTAAACTCGCATATTTGATCGATAATCCGTGGATCGTTTCGTTGGCACGCGCCAATTCAGCCGGCCTTGTTATGGCCGATTCCTTGCGAGAGCGGAATCTTGGCAACCGGCCTATCACATTGCTTGGTTTCTCCCTTGGCGCGCGTGTGATCTTCTCCTGTTTGAAGGAGCTGGCCGAAAAGGGCGCCCACGGTCTGATTCAGAATGTATATTTATTTGGCTCACCCATTGTGGCGGACAAAGACGAATACCTCAAGGCTCGTAGTGTGGTATCTGGACGATTTGTGAACGGTTACGCCACGAATGATTGGATCCTGGGCTATCTCTTCCGCGCAACAAGTGGTGGCATCATGAAGGTCGCCGGCCTCGCAGCTGTCGAAGGCATACCGGGCATTGAGAATTTCGATATTACCCAGCTTGTGAATGGCCACATGGACTACCGTAGGGCTATGCCTCGAATTCTTCGGGAAGTCGGTTGGGAGGTTCTTGAGGTTGAGTTTGCAGAAATTGAAGATCCAGACCCAGATAATCACGCTGAACGACAGCGTGAGTTGATCCGCGAGATAGATGAAGCTCGCCGAGAAGCAGAGGCGAAGCCAGAGAAGAAGCGCTTCAGTCTGTTCAAACGAGGCAAGATAGCCGAAAAGAAGAGATGGGAAACATATGATGTTGATAAAAACACTGCCCCTCGCGATTCAAACGAGCCCGAAAGCACCACTAGCTCTATTCTCTTCGACATCGAGGCCATTCGAGCCGAGTTGCACTCCGAGGCTATCGAAGTCAAAGAATTGGAGTCGACTATGCCTTTGATGAAGCTAGAGCTCAACGCTCCGTCAGAGCCACCGCCCACCCAGCCCTCTCCCCTTATTGCCAAGAGGCCCGAGACACCCGAATTTCCAGCTGCTTCTCGGACTATTTCGAAACCCTCACAAGCATCGGGGCAGTATTCTCCTCACGGACCCAACGAATTCTCTCCCGTGCCGCAGCATGAATATATGGAATTGACGTTTGACACATCTTTCCATGATTCCCCACGATCCAGAAACGAAGACCTTTACTCTCGTCCGGAGTTGAGATCTGCCTCTACAATGCCGACGGTTGGGTTCAGCGCCCTTGGAGCCATGGCCATGGAGCCCAATGCCTGGGCGGACTATGATCTGGGACATCAGGATGGTGAGATATCAATGACGTTCGAATAGCGTCGTCTCTGGAGTTCTTCTCATCTTGCTTTCCCTCTTCCTATCTTTGTATAGTTCTTCCACAGATTCGGTTTCTGAGACTTGATGAGGCACATGGCTTGCACATTTGTGTTTGGCTTCGCTGGGATCTGATTATGTATATGCCTTTCCATCTTTGTATAGAGGCAGCCCTAGCTTCAACACTTATCACGATACGATTTCAAGTTACACGCAAACGGATTCCCAACCGGCTTCTTTGCCTGTTTTCTCGTAGAATCAACCTCTCTGCAGTGATCGCTATATACACGATTGAGACATAGGTTGTATAACCTATACAATCTCTATTTTGAAAAGAGATGTCAAATATAGTGAGCATTCAGTAAGTAGGCTTCACTCTGGAAGCACACTCAGAACATGACTCAAGTGTTGAATTAAATAGTTGTCGATCTTGTCTTGAGCCCGATTTCATCCAACTAGATGTATGAAACTTCGTCGCCCCAACATCGGCTCTATTGTTTATGATCGTTCAGGTTGCCTTTCACGGCTGGggctcttcttccgcacgaGATGGATACATTTTGTCCTTAAAGTGGCCGTTGGCTTTGAGTTCGGTGGTTGAGCTAGAGATGGCCTCCTTGAAACCTTTCCGCATGCTGTGAAAGCCCTTTATTCCCAATTTCTTGATGCAAAACCGCGGCTATTAAGATAGTAAAGCCCATCAGCAGAGCAATCCACTACAAAAAGGTAAAGTAGGTCTTGCTAGGACATTGTATAGATGTGGAATTGGAGTTACAATCGCGACGCGTTTCCCCTCATTGTGGCGCTGGGTACGGCGGAAAATAGCAGCATATTGGACAAATCTGCCATAGACATTTCATTGGCTGAAAAATGCTGACTAACATGCCGCCTCCTTCCCACCGCTTCTAATCTGAAATTCATGTACAACATGAGTTTGAACCTTTCGAGGTGTCTGTTGAGATACCTTTCGAATAGAACTTCTTTGTTTAATATTCAGTTTTTGGGCGTATGTATGTTTCTTTTGGACATATTGTAGGAGCCTCTTTGTAGGTTCTTTTTCCCTCACCTCAAAACATGGATTAGAAATAGGTCACTGCAAACCATAGAATAACATAGAAAAGCATGATTCCTATTAAACCGACTTTCTAAGACATGACATGGATCACAACGattagtacggagtacggagtagatagaTCTAGACGGAGTGTGTTGTAGATGGTGCTGTGCGCAATGGTTTTCTGCCGGGTGAAAGCGGCGGTTCAACCAATCAAAATCCCCGATGTCCGATGTGCCGCTATAGCCCGCCGTAGCCAGGTGTCCGCATTGTCTCAGCTTCTTGAAACCGAATGTTCTTTGTCTCGAAgaccaaaaacaaaaccaatCCCGACTCAACACGTTATCTCGAACTGAACCGCAGATAACTTTTCTCAGAAAGTTGAAACCACGCAAGCACGCGTCGCTCCACACTGAGCCCGAATTTCTCCCCGTTCTGAGCAACGCGCTTCACATGAACCCGGACTAATTCCCTTTGACTTAAAGCTTTCAGAGCCTCGAGGGTGCTGACATTTGAAATTTGGACTCCTTTGCAGCCGTTCAAAATGGCAGCTCAGGCAAAACCTGATTCCAGCTATGCATCTAATCGCATGACAAGGAGGAATCCTCCCCGCAGGCACCTTTTGTCTAATTTCAATAAACCTGAGCCTGTAGATGCGAAAATCGAAGTCGCAGGAGTCAATAAAGAGGCTATTGAACTTAGCATTGAGACAAAGCCGGAGATTGATACCGATGCCGAGCCTTTAAGTTCCGACGAAAAGGAAATCGAAGACCCCATGCCAGACATCGCTCAACCTAGCATCGAGAACAAGCTTGAGATTGATACAGATACCGAACCTCTCAGCTCTCCACCTCTCAGCTCCTATGATGAGGAAGCGGAAGACCCGAAGTTGAACGCTGCTCAACCCAGTATCAAGAAAAAATGGGATATCGACACCGATGCCGATCCTCTAAGCTCCGATGAAGAGCAAGCTAGCGATAGCGATGCTTCCCCATGTTGCAAAGAGGTGAAGTATACGACTTTGGAGAAGAAGTTTGCGGAAGGAGACAATAGGACATACAGTAGCCCACAAACTTACAATGGATACTCTCGCAGAGGCGGGTTTGTGCGAAAACTCAGCGCTATGATGGGCTCCGATGATGACGACCTACTTTTCTTCTCCTCACAGAGCCAGAACAAGCGGCATAAGAAAAAATATGCGTCCAAGGACACCTATTTTAACAAGCCAGCTTTTTCTGCACGAGAGACCAAGAAAGCGAAAGAGCCGTCACCGGTCGAGGATGCCCCCAAAGAGCTCGAGGAGACCTTTATTATCCCAAAGGATGTTGAAAATTCAAGTTTCAGAGAACCTCATGGCGGAAAAGACCCAAACTCCAGTTTCTCGCACGGCCGATGCACGATAGAAGAATACGAAGCAATGTTGCTTGAAGATGATTCACCTCTTTCGTCAccgtcttcttccacttgcgAGCAAATGTCGCAGCTTGATGAACTCGCAGCCAAGGAGAAGCGCCAACAATCACCACCCTGTAAAGCTTTGTGCCCGATGTGCCACAAAGAAGTAGACTGGGCTTCGCTAGAACTGTTCAAAGCACAGCCGAAGCAACGAATTCGCGAACAGGTGATGTTCTGCGAATCACACAAGCTCCGCAGTGCGATGGACTTGTGGCGTGATCGAGGGTATCCTAAGATTAACTGGGAAAAGTTTGAAGAGCGTGTTCAGAGCTATTTTCCCGAACTCGAAAAACTGCTTTTCCCCGGTGCTTTCTCTTACTACCGAAACATTCTTGGTACCTCTTTTGCGCCAGGGAAAGCGAGAAACTTCCGCGTGAGAGTGAGTGATGACGAGAGGCTTGAGACGATGACCTGTGGTTATTATGGTACCATGGGTGCAACCAAGATGTATGTGGCACATAAACCCTGGATCAGCCGGACTTCGCTAACAGACATGTTTAATCCAGGCTAGAAGCAATCATCCG
The nucleotide sequence above comes from Penicillium digitatum chromosome 1, complete sequence. Encoded proteins:
- a CDS encoding RTC4-like domain-containing protein; this translates as MAAQAKPDSSYASNRMTRRNPPRRHLLSNFNKPEPVDAKIEVAGVNKEAIELSIETKPEIDTDAEPLSSDEKEIEDPMPDIAQPSIENKLEIDTDTEPLSSPPLSSYDEEAEDPKLNAAQPSIKKKWDIDTDADPLSSDEEQASDSDASPCCKEVKYTTLEKKFAEGDNRTYSSPQTYNGYSRRGGFVRKLSAMMGSDDDDLLFFSSQSQNKRHKKKYASKDTYFNKPAFSARETKKAKEPSPVEDAPKELEETFIIPKDVENSSFREPHGGKDPNSSFSHGRCTIEEYEAMLLEDDSPLSSPSSSTCEQMSQLDELAAKEKRQQSPPCKALCPMCHKEVDWASLELFKAQPKQRIREQVMFCESHKLRSAMDLWRDRGYPKINWEKFEERVQSYFPELEKLLFPGAFSYYRNILGTSFAPGKARNFRVRVSDDERLETMTCGYYGTMGATKMLEAIIRRFSVVVRRLATTDELIKTAGVAGYTQSVLVPELAVLMVKDDMKVNDEEARRIMRESMDIGDRVNPDLNVVPMPEDVEL